In Rothia mucilaginosa, one genomic interval encodes:
- a CDS encoding SRPBCC family protein: MSITHVPDEELLVFDHEIAAPVEDVFGAYLDPELLVRWYGPAGWHVRPTDVVVEPVVGGLQRLSMINEVDPSVSCILQSRFLSIEPFKELEYAEQLPDHLGNPGSVLVYQRHRFFPETVITADGVGAGTRIVIEIGPMPASVHEEVRTTWRSTFARLDDVLAARARGEL, encoded by the coding sequence ATGAGCATCACTCATGTTCCCGATGAGGAGCTTCTCGTCTTCGACCACGAGATCGCAGCTCCGGTCGAGGACGTCTTCGGCGCCTACCTGGACCCCGAACTGCTGGTCCGTTGGTACGGCCCTGCCGGCTGGCACGTGCGCCCCACCGACGTTGTCGTGGAGCCCGTCGTCGGCGGTCTGCAGCGCCTATCCATGATCAACGAGGTTGACCCCTCGGTGTCATGCATTTTGCAGAGCCGCTTTTTGAGCATTGAGCCGTTCAAGGAGCTCGAATACGCCGAGCAGCTTCCTGACCACCTGGGCAACCCCGGTAGCGTGCTGGTGTACCAGCGTCACCGTTTCTTCCCCGAAACCGTGATTACCGCCGACGGCGTGGGAGCCGGTACCCGCATCGTCATTGAGATTGGCCCCATGCCCGCCTCGGTTCACGAGGAGGTGCGCACCACCTGGCGTTCGACCTTCGCCCGCCTGGATGACGTGCTCGCCGCCCGCGCACGCGGAGAGCTCTAA
- a CDS encoding glycoside hydrolase family 76 protein: MKSQPSSHNEQSLESISEYAQRTSSHAAAAAVSVTDTFVHRILGVPGALIGSVQVPDPRPLSQRLNVWHYWWQAHLLDCVIDAGQRHLREGDITAAQEELHRARALLRGINVRNYGRFANDYFDDMAWLTLAVGRMNSFCIELTGANDVAAQDAGAALFEQLAKGISPVGGMSWRKSKRDFVNAAATAPTALAYVRAGDPKTAAALMDWMNETLWDAERSLYIDGVNVRGDEYEYERGEFTYNQGTALGALLSLAASGVSCEVDPAERAERLIVGIVKHMTEEVEFLSGARRRILISHGNGDGGLFTGILVRYLGMAASSPLLSDEARALASTLVYSTARALWEGRREFDPDLPMNEYGIDPNEIRGKALVQFSPRFTEPMSKVVKPGAPVELSTQVQAWTIFETAARLAHARDLASHGF, translated from the coding sequence ATGAAATCCCAGCCGTCTTCCCACAACGAGCAGTCTCTGGAGTCGATTAGCGAGTACGCCCAGCGCACCTCCTCGCACGCCGCTGCCGCAGCCGTCAGCGTCACCGATACCTTTGTGCATCGCATCCTCGGTGTGCCCGGTGCCCTCATCGGTTCAGTGCAGGTGCCCGATCCGCGCCCACTGAGCCAGCGCCTGAACGTTTGGCATTACTGGTGGCAGGCGCACCTGCTGGACTGCGTGATTGACGCCGGTCAGCGTCACCTGCGCGAGGGCGATATTACTGCCGCCCAGGAAGAGCTACACCGCGCCCGCGCGCTGTTGCGCGGCATTAACGTGCGTAACTACGGTCGCTTCGCGAACGATTATTTTGACGATATGGCGTGGCTGACCCTCGCGGTGGGCCGCATGAATTCCTTCTGCATTGAGCTGACCGGCGCTAATGACGTTGCCGCTCAGGATGCTGGCGCGGCTCTCTTCGAGCAACTGGCAAAGGGTATTTCCCCGGTGGGCGGCATGAGTTGGCGTAAGTCCAAGCGTGATTTTGTGAATGCTGCGGCGACCGCGCCGACCGCTCTGGCGTATGTGCGTGCGGGCGACCCGAAGACTGCCGCCGCGCTCATGGACTGGATGAACGAAACCCTCTGGGATGCAGAACGTTCGCTCTATATTGACGGCGTGAACGTGCGCGGCGACGAGTATGAATACGAGCGCGGCGAATTCACCTACAACCAGGGAACCGCCCTGGGCGCCCTGCTGAGCCTCGCCGCATCCGGTGTATCCTGCGAGGTGGACCCCGCAGAACGCGCTGAGCGCCTCATCGTCGGCATCGTCAAGCACATGACCGAGGAGGTGGAGTTCCTCTCCGGTGCGCGCCGCCGCATCCTCATCTCGCACGGCAACGGCGACGGCGGCCTGTTCACCGGCATTCTCGTGCGCTACCTGGGCATGGCGGCATCCTCGCCGCTGCTCAGCGATGAGGCGCGAGCGCTCGCCTCGACCCTGGTGTACTCGACCGCACGCGCCCTGTGGGAGGGTCGCCGCGAGTTCGACCCCGACCTGCCGATGAACGAGTACGGCATTGACCCGAATGAGATTCGCGGTAAGGCGCTCGTGCAGTTCTCCCCGCGGTTCACCGAGCCGATGAGTAAGGTTGTGAAGCCCGGCGCGCCGGTGGAGCTGTCCACTCAGGTGCAGGCGTGGACCATTTTCGAGACGGCGGCACGCCTGGCGCATGCCCGTGACCTCGCCTCCCACGGTTTCTAA
- a CDS encoding amino acid permease, translated as MSHNDDTRSHAAAGTAGSRTLKRSLSHGQMTMIVMGSALGTGLFLGSGTAIAMAGPAVILTYAIGSALASVIGAATGEMAVRYPVRGGFGTIATRYLGPFAGFLTRIAYWTATVLIAGVELVSVATYLNYWWPQLPLWVGIAVFGVALIVLNLTSVKSFGMLEFFLSSIKVISIVAFLLVGLCLIFFGLPGHAAVGTANLFNDGGFMPNGPQSVWLSLAVVMFSFGGIEMISISAAEAKDPSRSVRSSAKAMMIRLATFYVLAVLIVVAVIPWRSASGLGDAVEASPFVLVFEQLGVHGVAHFVNFVVLIAALSSANANLYAGARLLHSLAADGMAPRQLAQVNRAGVPARAVWLSTSGMVIAILLALYSPKEAFLSMIFVIMVCALTVWVLILFAYIVYKRVEPATGGFRLWGGQFTAAVGVLLLFAVWVALFMVRGSMVPAIVGVGYFVVLSLLYFARIRHTHVIDEQTFVEAQQATAEYDAMKYEADHALETAAKLGR; from the coding sequence GTGTCCCACAACGACGATACCCGCAGCCACGCTGCAGCGGGGACCGCCGGATCGCGCACCCTGAAGCGTTCCCTGTCCCACGGACAGATGACCATGATCGTGATGGGTTCCGCGCTCGGTACGGGCCTCTTCTTGGGTTCGGGCACCGCCATTGCGATGGCTGGTCCTGCGGTCATTCTTACCTACGCTATTGGTTCTGCGCTCGCTTCGGTGATTGGTGCGGCAACCGGCGAAATGGCGGTTCGCTACCCTGTCCGTGGCGGTTTCGGTACTATCGCTACCCGCTACCTGGGCCCCTTCGCGGGCTTTTTGACTCGCATCGCCTACTGGACGGCGACCGTTCTGATTGCCGGTGTTGAGCTGGTGTCGGTGGCGACCTACCTGAATTATTGGTGGCCGCAGCTGCCCCTGTGGGTCGGTATCGCCGTGTTTGGTGTGGCGCTGATTGTGCTGAACCTGACGAGTGTGAAGTCTTTCGGCATGCTGGAGTTCTTCCTGTCTTCGATTAAGGTCATTTCGATTGTTGCCTTCCTGCTGGTGGGCCTGTGCCTGATTTTCTTCGGTCTGCCCGGTCACGCTGCGGTGGGTACCGCAAACCTCTTCAACGACGGCGGTTTCATGCCGAACGGCCCGCAGTCTGTGTGGCTGTCGCTGGCTGTTGTGATGTTCTCCTTCGGCGGTATTGAGATGATCTCGATTTCCGCTGCGGAGGCGAAGGACCCCTCCCGTTCGGTGCGTTCCTCGGCGAAGGCGATGATGATTCGCCTGGCGACCTTCTACGTGCTGGCGGTTCTGATTGTTGTAGCTGTTATTCCGTGGCGTTCGGCGTCCGGTCTGGGCGACGCTGTGGAGGCGTCCCCGTTCGTTCTGGTCTTTGAGCAGCTGGGCGTGCACGGCGTGGCGCACTTCGTGAACTTTGTGGTGCTGATTGCGGCGCTGTCGAGTGCGAACGCGAACCTGTACGCGGGTGCGCGTCTGTTGCACTCCCTGGCGGCTGACGGCATGGCGCCTCGCCAGCTGGCTCAGGTGAACCGCGCTGGCGTTCCGGCTCGTGCGGTATGGCTGTCGACCAGCGGCATGGTAATCGCTATTCTGCTGGCGCTGTACAGCCCGAAGGAAGCGTTCCTCTCCATGATTTTCGTGATTATGGTGTGCGCGTTGACCGTGTGGGTTCTGATTCTGTTCGCCTACATCGTGTACAAGCGTGTTGAGCCGGCAACGGGCGGTTTCCGCCTGTGGGGTGGCCAGTTCACCGCCGCGGTCGGCGTTCTGCTGCTCTTCGCGGTGTGGGTTGCGCTCTTCATGGTGCGCGGTTCCATGGTTCCGGCAATTGTGGGCGTGGGCTACTTTGTGGTGCTGAGCCTGCTGTACTTTGCTCGTATTCGACACACTCACGTGATTGACGAACAGACCTTCGTGGAGGCTCAGCAGGCAACTGCCGAGTATGACGCCATGAAGTACGAGGCTGATCATGCCTTGGAGACCGCGGCAAAGCTGGGCCGTTAA
- a CDS encoding TetR/AcrR family transcriptional regulator, giving the protein MPRISAATNAAQRENTKRAILNSFGEILYTRGLPGLTMTDVAKNAGIGRTAVYNYFADMGELLVAYALDETERFLNELRVGLEGIENPIDQLAVYIRLQINDLARRHLPPGPAMRSMLSPESYAKLGKHVHELQMVLAHILSAAIAENYIPKNDIRELAMLVHGSLSSSAGRAEDAPDEETRERQILNTIRFIQMGLGARFDAAGNPVRLDSEESLPEQSPVQEANLKVAS; this is encoded by the coding sequence ATGCCTCGTATTTCTGCAGCAACCAACGCCGCCCAGCGCGAGAACACCAAGCGTGCCATTCTCAACTCCTTCGGCGAGATCCTCTACACCCGCGGCCTGCCCGGCCTGACCATGACCGACGTCGCCAAGAACGCCGGCATCGGCCGCACCGCGGTCTACAACTACTTCGCCGACATGGGCGAACTGTTGGTCGCCTACGCCCTGGATGAGACCGAACGCTTCCTCAACGAACTGCGCGTCGGTCTGGAGGGCATCGAGAACCCGATTGACCAGCTCGCGGTCTACATTCGCCTGCAGATCAACGATTTGGCGCGCCGCCACCTGCCTCCGGGCCCGGCGATGCGCTCCATGCTTTCCCCCGAGTCCTACGCGAAGCTCGGCAAGCACGTGCACGAACTGCAGATGGTGCTGGCGCATATTCTCTCTGCCGCCATTGCTGAAAACTACATTCCGAAGAACGACATTCGCGAGCTGGCGATGCTCGTACACGGTTCCCTCTCCTCAAGTGCGGGTCGCGCGGAGGATGCACCGGATGAGGAGACTCGCGAGCGCCAGATTCTGAATACTATCCGTTTTATTCAGATGGGCCTGGGCGCACGTTTTGACGCCGCAGGCAACCCTGTTCGCCTGGACTCCGAGGAGTCTCTGCCGGAGCAGTCGCCCGTGCAGGAGGCGAACTTGAAGGTCGCATCCTAA
- a CDS encoding Dyp-type peroxidase: protein MLASESQQVTASPNANTIFMVWKFKEGISQDALVEGFQNLCGLVINLNHTAANRYSPENASIVLGISHSAWLTLDLPMPLPQELVEFEEIKGPKHTAVSTPGDLHFHIRATQPSVAYDMASAITAALRDIAETVDEVHGFRYWDGRSIIGFVDGTENPQTPAAREYFGIIGDDDPMYKGGSYQFVQKYIHDMTAWNALPVSEQEKVIGRSKHEDIEMSEDEKPANSHSALANIGDDFKVIRDNMPFGTVGNNELGTYFICYASTFSTVRKMLMNMFMGVDGANYDRLLDFSTAVTGTLFFVPTVDMLGDFAG from the coding sequence ATGCTTGCTTCAGAATCACAACAGGTCACTGCCAGCCCGAACGCTAACACCATTTTCATGGTCTGGAAGTTCAAGGAGGGCATCTCGCAGGATGCGCTCGTTGAGGGATTCCAGAACCTCTGCGGGCTCGTCATTAACCTCAACCACACCGCCGCGAACCGCTACTCGCCCGAGAACGCCAGCATTGTGCTGGGTATCAGCCACAGCGCGTGGCTGACCCTGGATCTGCCTATGCCGCTGCCGCAGGAGCTCGTGGAGTTCGAGGAGATTAAGGGCCCCAAGCACACCGCGGTGTCCACTCCCGGTGATCTGCACTTCCACATCCGCGCGACTCAGCCGTCCGTCGCCTACGATATGGCCTCCGCTATTACTGCGGCTCTACGCGATATTGCCGAGACCGTGGATGAGGTGCACGGCTTCCGCTACTGGGACGGCCGCTCCATCATTGGTTTTGTGGACGGCACCGAAAACCCGCAGACCCCCGCGGCACGCGAATACTTCGGCATCATCGGTGACGATGACCCCATGTACAAGGGCGGCAGCTACCAGTTCGTGCAGAAGTACATCCACGACATGACCGCGTGGAACGCCCTGCCCGTCTCCGAGCAGGAGAAGGTCATTGGCCGCTCCAAGCACGAGGACATCGAGATGAGCGAGGACGAGAAGCCCGCCAACTCGCACTCCGCTCTTGCCAATATCGGTGACGACTTCAAGGTTATTCGCGACAACATGCCCTTCGGCACCGTGGGTAACAACGAGCTGGGCACCTACTTCATCTGCTACGCCAGCACCTTCTCGACCGTTCGGAAGATGCTCATGAACATGTTCATGGGAGTGGATGGCGCCAACTACGACCGTCTGCTGGATTTCAGCACCGCGGTGACCGGCACCCTCTTCTTCGTGCCGACCGTGGATATGCTCGGCGACTTCGCCGGCTAA
- a CDS encoding queuosine precursor transporter, which translates to MAKPVSESKAQTSTVKVPWAGRRGYFDLLLGASCVILIISNIGATKGVEFGPLPFELPLIGSTIVTDGGFFLFPLAYVIGDLLSEVYGFKRARRAIVASFGSAAFAALCFLLIVHLPAASFYTGQEAFAQVLGPVWQIFVGSLLGYLFGQTLNAWVMVAMKKASKGRFLWLRMIVSTLVGELLDTLIFCSIAAPVLGIDTVEAFINYVLIGYIYKCLVEVLLMPISYPIIGWFKRHELEYVA; encoded by the coding sequence ATGGCTAAACCCGTTAGCGAATCTAAAGCTCAGACGAGCACCGTCAAGGTGCCCTGGGCTGGTCGCCGCGGCTACTTTGATCTGCTGCTGGGCGCATCCTGCGTCATCCTGATCATTTCGAATATTGGTGCAACCAAGGGTGTGGAGTTCGGTCCGCTACCCTTCGAGTTGCCCCTGATTGGCTCGACCATCGTCACCGACGGTGGTTTCTTCCTCTTCCCGCTCGCCTACGTGATTGGCGACCTTCTTTCTGAGGTGTACGGCTTCAAGCGTGCCCGCCGCGCCATTGTGGCGTCCTTCGGCTCGGCTGCTTTTGCGGCCCTGTGCTTCCTGCTGATTGTGCACCTGCCCGCTGCGAGCTTCTACACCGGCCAGGAGGCATTCGCGCAGGTTCTCGGCCCGGTCTGGCAGATTTTTGTGGGCTCCCTGCTCGGTTACCTCTTCGGCCAGACCCTGAACGCCTGGGTCATGGTCGCGATGAAGAAGGCAAGCAAGGGCCGTTTCCTGTGGCTGCGCATGATTGTCTCCACCCTGGTCGGTGAGCTGCTTGATACCCTCATCTTCTGCTCCATTGCGGCACCGGTGCTCGGTATCGACACCGTGGAAGCATTCATCAACTACGTACTGATCGGCTATATCTACAAGTGCCTGGTCGAGGTGCTCCTCATGCCGATCAGCTACCCGATTATTGGTTGGTTCAAGCGTCACGAACTCGAGTACGTGGCATAA
- the tgt gene encoding tRNA guanosine(34) transglycosylase Tgt: MSVLDNSFPTEDFGFTITSRLADTASPSAERVEANGGQFRGRTGVITTPHGQIQTPAFTPVGTKATVKAVLPESMKELGAQALLSNAYHLYLQPGPEILDAAGGLGAFMNWDGPTFTDSGGFQVMSLGSGFKKVIDMGTIADAKGADGRPLGDDDVAKGKERLAHIDDDGVNFKSHIDGSIHRFTPEVSMQVQHQIGADVMFAFDELTTLYNSRGYQEEALERTRLWALRCIAEHQRLTAERVGKPYQALFGVIQGAQYEDLRRKACQDLGSMPFDGFGIGGALEKENLGTIVRWCAEELPESKPRHLLGISEPDDIFVGIENGVDTFDCVSPTRVARNAAVYSPTGRYNITNARFKADFSPIYEGCDCYTCTHYTRAYLRHLFKADERLAATLASIHNERFIVRMVDDAREAIKDGTYFEYRDEFLGNYYSGKKP, from the coding sequence ATGAGCGTTCTAGATAACTCTTTCCCCACCGAGGACTTTGGCTTCACCATCACCAGCCGCCTGGCGGACACCGCCTCCCCCAGCGCTGAACGTGTAGAAGCCAACGGCGGACAGTTCCGCGGACGCACCGGTGTCATCACCACCCCGCACGGACAGATCCAGACCCCTGCCTTCACCCCCGTGGGCACCAAGGCAACCGTCAAGGCGGTCCTGCCCGAATCCATGAAGGAGCTCGGCGCTCAGGCTCTGCTCTCCAACGCCTACCACCTGTACCTGCAGCCCGGCCCCGAAATCCTCGACGCGGCAGGCGGCCTGGGCGCCTTCATGAACTGGGACGGCCCGACCTTCACCGACTCCGGCGGCTTCCAGGTCATGAGCCTGGGCTCCGGCTTCAAGAAGGTGATCGACATGGGTACCATCGCGGACGCTAAGGGCGCCGACGGCCGCCCCCTCGGTGACGACGACGTGGCAAAGGGCAAGGAACGCCTCGCCCACATTGACGACGACGGCGTGAACTTCAAGTCGCATATTGACGGCTCGATCCACCGCTTCACCCCCGAGGTGTCCATGCAGGTTCAGCACCAGATCGGTGCCGACGTCATGTTCGCCTTCGACGAGCTGACCACCCTCTACAACTCCCGCGGCTACCAGGAGGAGGCGCTCGAACGCACCCGCCTGTGGGCGCTGCGCTGCATCGCTGAGCACCAGCGCCTGACCGCTGAGCGCGTGGGCAAGCCCTACCAGGCACTGTTCGGCGTCATTCAGGGTGCACAGTACGAGGACCTGCGCCGCAAGGCATGCCAGGACCTCGGTTCCATGCCCTTCGACGGCTTCGGTATCGGCGGTGCGCTTGAGAAGGAAAACCTCGGCACCATCGTGCGCTGGTGCGCCGAAGAGCTGCCCGAGTCCAAGCCCCGCCACCTGCTCGGCATCTCCGAACCCGACGACATCTTCGTCGGCATTGAGAACGGTGTAGACACCTTCGATTGCGTCTCCCCCACCCGCGTGGCACGCAACGCCGCCGTCTACTCCCCCACCGGCCGCTACAACATCACCAACGCGCGCTTCAAGGCGGACTTCTCGCCCATCTACGAGGGCTGCGACTGCTACACCTGCACCCACTACACCCGCGCCTACCTGCGTCACCTGTTCAAGGCGGACGAGCGTCTGGCGGCGACCCTCGCATCCATCCACAATGAGCGTTTCATCGTGCGCATGGTGGACGACGCCCGCGAAGCCATCAAGGACGGCACCTACTTTGAGTACCGTGACGAGTTCCTCGGCAACTACTACTCCGGTAAGAAGCCCTAA
- a CDS encoding amino acid permease, translating to MSKLQGNTPEQSKNDSLNRSLSHGQLTMIAMGLALGTGLFLGSSSAIKIAGPGAIISYAIGAMIAATIAACAGEMSVRHPVQGGFGTIASRYLNPFSGYLTRWAYWACTVPLAGAELVAVGHYMAYWFPDVPLAVFVALFGAIILALNLVSVKSFGALEFLLSSIKVSAVIVFMVIGVLLVFVGLPGHAAAGTANLVNDGGFLPNGPASIWISMAVVMFSFGGVEMISLSAAEAKDPARSVATSVKAMIWRLSTFYVVSMAIILCLVPWQTAAQNSELTESPFVLVFSELGIPFAADIMNFVVLVAALSGANASLYAATRLLHALGSDRMAPAVAARTSSRGVPVVALLISFTGVVVATVMAVAKIGDIFALLMALVTLCILIVWVMILLTYQAYKKDQKNASSFTVLGGRVTAGLALAGVLATLAAMFMLPGSGVQESIMVGIVFFVLISIGYAISSKVQGGYERPDLDAMHADEDTSAAQH from the coding sequence ATGTCTAAACTGCAGGGGAACACCCCCGAGCAGTCGAAGAACGACTCGTTGAATCGTTCCCTCTCCCACGGCCAGTTGACCATGATTGCAATGGGCTTGGCGCTGGGTACGGGCCTGTTCCTGGGCTCCTCCTCCGCCATTAAAATTGCGGGCCCCGGCGCAATCATCTCTTACGCTATTGGTGCGATGATTGCGGCAACCATTGCTGCGTGCGCGGGCGAAATGTCCGTGCGTCACCCCGTCCAGGGCGGTTTCGGCACCATTGCGAGCCGATACCTGAACCCCTTTAGCGGCTACCTGACTCGCTGGGCGTATTGGGCATGCACCGTGCCGCTGGCTGGCGCTGAGCTGGTGGCGGTTGGTCACTACATGGCGTACTGGTTCCCGGACGTTCCCCTGGCTGTGTTCGTCGCTCTCTTCGGCGCAATTATTCTGGCGCTGAACCTGGTGAGCGTGAAGTCCTTCGGCGCCCTGGAGTTCCTGCTCTCTTCGATTAAGGTTTCTGCCGTCATCGTGTTCATGGTGATTGGTGTACTGCTGGTGTTCGTGGGTCTGCCCGGTCACGCCGCGGCGGGTACCGCAAACCTCGTGAACGACGGCGGCTTCCTGCCCAACGGCCCGGCATCCATCTGGATTTCGATGGCTGTTGTCATGTTCTCCTTCGGCGGTGTGGAAATGATTTCTCTCTCCGCAGCGGAGGCGAAAGACCCGGCACGCTCGGTGGCAACCAGCGTGAAGGCAATGATTTGGCGCCTGTCCACCTTCTACGTGGTGTCCATGGCAATTATTCTGTGCCTGGTGCCCTGGCAGACCGCCGCACAGAACTCGGAGCTGACCGAGTCGCCGTTCGTGCTCGTCTTCTCTGAACTGGGCATCCCCTTCGCAGCGGACATCATGAACTTCGTCGTGCTCGTTGCTGCGCTCTCGGGCGCTAACGCCTCCCTGTACGCGGCAACCCGCCTGCTGCACGCCCTGGGCTCTGACCGCATGGCTCCCGCAGTGGCTGCACGCACCTCCTCGCGCGGCGTGCCGGTCGTGGCTCTGCTCATCTCCTTCACCGGCGTTGTCGTGGCGACCGTGATGGCCGTTGCCAAGATTGGCGACATCTTTGCCCTGCTCATGGCACTGGTGACCCTGTGCATCCTGATTGTGTGGGTCATGATTCTGCTGACCTACCAGGCGTACAAGAAGGACCAGAAGAACGCCTCCTCCTTCACCGTGCTGGGTGGCCGCGTCACCGCAGGCCTGGCTCTGGCGGGTGTTCTGGCGACCCTGGCGGCAATGTTCATGCTGCCCGGCTCGGGTGTTCAGGAATCCATCATGGTCGGCATCGTCTTCTTCGTGCTGATTTCTATCGGCTACGCCATCTCCTCGAAGGTTCAGGGCGGCTATGAGCGCCCCGACCTGGACGCTATGCACGCCGACGAAGACACCAGCGCGGCACAGCACTAA
- a CDS encoding type II toxin-antitoxin system VapB family antitoxin has translation MIFKKVGDSRPYPQHGMTHADWGGIPPQQVRLDTLITTQKTLNLETLLAEDSTYYGDLFPHVVKWGGELYLEDGVHRALRNALHRRAVMYARVLDLDSISPALLPGA, from the coding sequence ATGATCTTCAAAAAAGTAGGCGACAGCCGCCCCTACCCCCAACACGGCATGACCCACGCCGACTGGGGAGGAATCCCGCCGCAGCAGGTACGCCTCGACACGCTCATCACCACCCAAAAAACCCTCAACCTCGAGACCCTACTCGCCGAAGACTCCACCTACTACGGCGACCTCTTCCCGCACGTCGTCAAATGGGGCGGCGAACTCTACCTCGAAGACGGCGTGCACCGCGCACTGCGCAACGCCCTGCACCGCCGCGCCGTCATGTACGCGCGCGTACTGGACCTGGACTCCATCTCCCCGGCACTGCTGCCCGGCGCGTAA
- a CDS encoding acyl-CoA thioesterase, which translates to MQNHEKNREQNPASEAGTTELLVHVPARWGDMDAYGHVNNVAILSVMEEARVALFGPPPSSGQKPTVAPQPPIPLFDLVAEGVQALIAEHGIRYLAQLPYTGEPVPVRLSVEKVSAASVRIGYSILSPVDHRECVRAFTVLAFWDSVAGRLTRLTPEQRDLLSSYLPQK; encoded by the coding sequence ATGCAAAACCATGAAAAGAACCGCGAACAGAACCCCGCCTCTGAGGCCGGTACCACCGAACTGCTGGTGCACGTGCCCGCCCGCTGGGGTGATATGGACGCCTACGGGCACGTCAACAACGTTGCTATCCTCTCGGTCATGGAAGAAGCCCGTGTAGCGCTCTTCGGCCCACCGCCGTCCTCCGGGCAGAAGCCGACCGTGGCACCGCAGCCTCCGATTCCGCTGTTCGACCTGGTTGCCGAGGGCGTGCAGGCGCTCATTGCCGAGCACGGCATCCGCTACCTGGCTCAGCTGCCCTACACCGGCGAGCCCGTGCCGGTGCGCTTGAGCGTGGAGAAGGTCAGCGCCGCATCCGTGCGTATTGGCTACTCGATTCTCTCCCCGGTGGACCATCGTGAATGCGTGCGTGCCTTTACCGTGCTGGCGTTCTGGGACTCGGTTGCGGGGCGACTGACTCGACTGACCCCCGAGCAGCGTGATCTGCTGAGCTCCTACCTGCCGCAGAAGTAG